One Coffea eugenioides isolate CCC68of unplaced genomic scaffold, Ceug_1.0 ScVebR1_3493;HRSCAF=4715, whole genome shotgun sequence genomic window carries:
- the LOC113757971 gene encoding (+)-neomenthol dehydrogenase-like isoform X2, translated as MAETSIGNSPKRCAVVTGANRGIGLEICRQLASQGITVVLTARDEKRGLDALHRLRDSGGLSGDLLFHQLDVGDSSSVASLAEFINTQLGRLDILVNNAGIGGAIVDEAAIRAAACIKNG; from the exons ATGGCTGAAACAAGCATCGGTAACAGCCCGAAAAG ATGTGCAGTTGTAACAGGAGCAAACAGAGGGATTGGACTGGAGATATGCAGGCAGTTAGCTTCTCAGGGGATCACTGTGGTGTTGACTGCTAGAGATGAGAAGAGGGGACTTGACGCCCTTCACAGGCTCAGAGATTCAGGTGGTCTTTCTGGTGATCTGCTCTTCCATCAGCTTGATGTGGGGGATTCATCTAGTGTTGCTTCGCTTGCTGAGTTCATCAACACTCAACTTGGAAGGCTTGATATCTTG GTGAACAATGCAGGGATTGGTGGAGCTATCGTAGACGAGGCTGCTATAAGAGCTGCTGCT TGTATAAAAAATGGATAG
- the LOC113757971 gene encoding (+)-neomenthol dehydrogenase-like isoform X1 gives MAETSIGNSPKRCAVVTGANRGIGLEICRQLASQGITVVLTARDEKRGLDALHRLRDSGGLSGDLLFHQLDVGDSSSVASLAEFINTQLGRLDILVNNAGIGGAIVDEAAIRAAAVSFCVT, from the exons ATGGCTGAAACAAGCATCGGTAACAGCCCGAAAAG ATGTGCAGTTGTAACAGGAGCAAACAGAGGGATTGGACTGGAGATATGCAGGCAGTTAGCTTCTCAGGGGATCACTGTGGTGTTGACTGCTAGAGATGAGAAGAGGGGACTTGACGCCCTTCACAGGCTCAGAGATTCAGGTGGTCTTTCTGGTGATCTGCTCTTCCATCAGCTTGATGTGGGGGATTCATCTAGTGTTGCTTCGCTTGCTGAGTTCATCAACACTCAACTTGGAAGGCTTGATATCTTG GTGAACAATGCAGGGATTGGTGGAGCTATCGTAGACGAGGCTGCTATAAGAGCTGCTGCTGTAAGTTTTTGTGTAACATAA